The genomic DNA GCGACTGTGATGTCGATAAGCCACGTAACCTGGCTAAGTCTGTTACGGTTGAGTAGGAAATTCGTAGAGTTGTAAGAACTGAATATGCTTTAAAGTCCCCCGCATGGGTAAATGCGGGGGACTTTTTTTGCTGGCTTTCTATTTCCAATTCTCATACTATAGATGGTAACGGGGTAAAGAATATGCTTGTCACCAACGGGCATCTTCTTTATTAACTGAGTATTCCTGAAAATAAAGGTACCTACAGAAAGGCGACAAGAGATGAATATACTAGATTTAACACCTGAGGACTTCGTACTGATCCAATCTGCCAAAGATAAGATCACTATGCTCTATGAAGATGATAAACACCACGTAGCAGCAGCCCTGCGCACGGATTCGGGTGATATTGTCTCTGCTGTACATATCGAAGCCTACATTGGACGTGTAACCGTGTGTGCCGAGGCAATCGCCGTGGGGAGTGCAGTCTCTTCCGGCCACAAGGGTTTCCATACCATCGTGGCTGTCCGGCACCCCTATTCCGACGAAGTTGATCGCACGATCCGTGTCGTGAGTCCATGCGGCATGTGCAGGGAATTGATCGCTGATTATTCACCCGAATGCTTGGTCATCCTGGAGGTGGACGGTAAGCTGGTGAAAACCAGGATTGGGGAGCTGATCCCATTGAAATATACAAGGTCATCTACGTAAAGGGAGTGTAGAAAATGGACTACTACGGGGAGCTTTGCACGAAGGTATACGAAAGCGGGAAGTCCATTGCTGAAGGGGAGGAGCTTGCCTTTTATCTATCCCATGTGACCGAAGGGATGAAGGTGCTGGAGCCTATGTGCGGAAACGGGCGGATGCTCATTCCTTTCATGCAGAGAGGGATCGATATTGAGGGCTTTGATATCTCGGATGAAATGTTGAAGGTATGCATGGTGAAGGGGAATGACTTGGGGATGGAGCCTCGTGTCTTCCATCAAGATATGAGGCACTTCAACCGGCAAGATACCTATGATTTGATCATGATCCCATTCGGGTCGTTCTCCCTTCTTCCGGAAGAAATCGTCCCGCTGTGCCTGAGGAATTTAAAGGAGTCCCTAAGACAGGGTGGTAAACTACTGATCACAGCTATCATCCAGCAGGCAGCTAATGACTGCCCGGAGTGGAAAGAGACCAATAGACTTCAAGATGGAAAGAATACCATCATAGAATACAAGCGGATGACCTATGACAAGGACAGCAGGGTTCTGAATAGTAAGCTGAAGTACCACCTTATACATAAGGAAGAGGTACTAAAAGAAGAGCTGATGGATTTTCCGATGCGCATCTACGGAGTAGAAGAGTGTAAGGATTTGCTTCATAAAAGCGGGTTTGTGAACGTGACCGTCCATGAAGTGTTGGATGGATACGGCAAAGGGAATCCATTTCTCGTGTTTGAAGGCACCATATAGAGCAGGAAAGCGAGGAGAACCATATGCATTTCACAACCGACCGACTCACCATCAGACCGTTCACTGAGGATGACATCCACGATGTATATACGATCTATCAAGAAGAAGAAACATGCCGCTATCTTCTCCACGGCCCATGGACCACGGAGGATAGGGAGGAGCGGTTCCGGAAGAAGATTCAGAATCAAGCTCTCTCCAGTGAATCGGGCCTGAGCCTCGCCGTGGTCGAAGGAGACAGGGTCATTGGAGATTTGTCGGTATGGTACACCGGCATGAAGGATACGGTGGAGATCGGATATAGCTTTGCAAGGGAGACAGGAGGGAAAGGCTTCGCGACGGAAGCTCTCAGGGGACTCGTAAAGCGACTTTTCATAGAATACGATATTCATAGGATCCAGGCGACCCTCGACAGTCGGAATCAAGCGTCATCTAAACTGTGTGAGCGGATCGGGATGAGGAAGGAAGCCCACTTCATACAGGACTACTGGAATAAGGGTGAGTGGACGGACAGTTTCGTGTACGGCATGCTGATGGCGGATCTTGATCCCGAAATGTGACTGAACACGGCCAAAGGTCGTAAAAAAGATGGGACCAACCCCCAATGCGGTGCCCGTTCCCACAGGCTACAATGTGGTCAGAGAGGATGTGGCACCCATGAAAAAAGAAAAATGGAATGAAGAACTTCCAGTCGTCCAGTTCCGCATCGCGCGTCCAACCAGGAAGTTCGCCGAGGTCATCCGCTTTTATATGGAAGGCATCGGGCTGAAGAAGATAGGCGGATTCGAGTCGCACAATGGGTATGATGGGATTATGCTCGGTCTCCCGGGCCATGCGTATCATCTGGAGTTCACGACCCGCGAAGACGAAGGGCCCTGTGAGGCACCGACAAAAGATAATCTCCTTGTTTTCTATATCCCGGATAGTGATCGAATGGAGAAGATTGTATCCAGACTTGCAGAAATGGGATACGGGCCGGTGGAACCTGAGAATCCCTACTGGAAGGAGAAGGGCATCACGATAGAGGATCCCGAGGGCTGGCGAGTGGTGTTGATGAATACGGGAGGCATTGGGTGAGAAGTGATTTAAAAGACTTTCGACTAGAAGGTCTTTTTTATTTGAGTAATATGTTACATACTCTTCTTTTT from Rossellomorea marisflavi includes the following:
- a CDS encoding class I SAM-dependent methyltransferase; the protein is MDYYGELCTKVYESGKSIAEGEELAFYLSHVTEGMKVLEPMCGNGRMLIPFMQRGIDIEGFDISDEMLKVCMVKGNDLGMEPRVFHQDMRHFNRQDTYDLIMIPFGSFSLLPEEIVPLCLRNLKESLRQGGKLLITAIIQQAANDCPEWKETNRLQDGKNTIIEYKRMTYDKDSRVLNSKLKYHLIHKEEVLKEELMDFPMRIYGVEECKDLLHKSGFVNVTVHEVLDGYGKGNPFLVFEGTI
- a CDS encoding VOC family protein, with the translated sequence MKKEKWNEELPVVQFRIARPTRKFAEVIRFYMEGIGLKKIGGFESHNGYDGIMLGLPGHAYHLEFTTREDEGPCEAPTKDNLLVFYIPDSDRMEKIVSRLAEMGYGPVEPENPYWKEKGITIEDPEGWRVVLMNTGGIG
- a CDS encoding cytidine deaminase, whose product is MNILDLTPEDFVLIQSAKDKITMLYEDDKHHVAAALRTDSGDIVSAVHIEAYIGRVTVCAEAIAVGSAVSSGHKGFHTIVAVRHPYSDEVDRTIRVVSPCGMCRELIADYSPECLVILEVDGKLVKTRIGELIPLKYTRSST
- a CDS encoding GNAT family N-acetyltransferase, giving the protein MHFTTDRLTIRPFTEDDIHDVYTIYQEEETCRYLLHGPWTTEDREERFRKKIQNQALSSESGLSLAVVEGDRVIGDLSVWYTGMKDTVEIGYSFARETGGKGFATEALRGLVKRLFIEYDIHRIQATLDSRNQASSKLCERIGMRKEAHFIQDYWNKGEWTDSFVYGMLMADLDPEM